The Chloroflexota bacterium genome includes a window with the following:
- the glpK gene encoding glycerol kinase GlpK: MPGKGYILVIDQGTTGSAALLFDEAGQVASSADREIRQIYPQPGWVEHDPKEIFRTSLAVAQESLQKAGVSASQVKGMGITNQRETTVVWDRRTGEPVSNAIVWQCRRTAPLCEELKQRDLSGLIKEKTGLPIDAYFSATKLRWILDHIPEGQRRAQQGDLLFGTIDSWLVWNLTGGAVHITDYSNASRTMLFNIHTLEWDKEILTILSIPEAVLPKVMPSSHGYGETTAGLLGDARIPLGGIAGDQQAALFGQACYDACMAKNTYGTGSFILLNTGDKPIPSEKGLVTTVAWGLDGKFAYAMEGSIFITGAAIQWLRDGLGLIKSAAESEPLARSVPDNGGVYFVPAFVGLGAPYWDMYARGTIIGLTRGTTAGHLARATLEAIAYQARDVVEVMSDEACIQLALLRVDGGGTANSLLMQFQADILGVPIQPALVAETTSLGAAYLAGLAMGMWKDTTELARMWRAAKTYEPSMSADQRENLYAGWKRAVERARGWVES; this comes from the coding sequence ATGCCTGGCAAAGGCTACATTCTAGTAATCGACCAAGGAACCACAGGAAGCGCTGCCCTCCTCTTTGATGAGGCGGGTCAGGTGGCGTCCAGCGCCGACCGGGAGATACGCCAGATCTATCCACAGCCCGGCTGGGTAGAACACGACCCCAAAGAGATTTTCCGCACCTCTCTAGCCGTGGCCCAGGAATCCCTCCAAAAAGCTGGGGTGTCCGCCTCTCAGGTGAAAGGCATGGGTATCACCAACCAGCGGGAGACAACCGTGGTATGGGACCGCCGTACCGGTGAGCCCGTGAGCAATGCCATAGTCTGGCAGTGCCGCCGCACCGCCCCACTGTGCGAGGAACTCAAGCAAAGGGACTTGAGCGGGCTCATCAAGGAGAAGACCGGATTGCCCATAGATGCCTATTTTTCTGCTACTAAACTTCGCTGGATTTTAGACCACATACCTGAGGGACAACGCCGTGCCCAGCAGGGCGATTTATTGTTCGGCACGATAGATAGCTGGCTAGTCTGGAATCTTACCGGTGGCGCTGTCCATATTACCGACTACAGCAACGCTTCCCGTACCATGTTATTTAACATCCACACTCTTGAGTGGGACAAGGAGATTCTTACTATCCTGAGCATACCAGAGGCTGTTCTTCCCAAGGTGATGCCTTCCAGTCATGGTTATGGTGAGACTACTGCTGGCCTGCTGGGGGATGCTCGGATACCTCTGGGTGGCATAGCTGGCGACCAGCAGGCTGCCCTATTTGGCCAGGCTTGTTACGATGCCTGTATGGCAAAGAACACCTACGGGACAGGTTCATTTATCCTGCTCAACACCGGTGACAAGCCGATTCCCTCTGAGAAAGGCCTAGTGACAACTGTGGCCTGGGGGTTAGATGGCAAGTTCGCTTATGCCATGGAAGGAAGCATCTTTATCACCGGCGCTGCCATCCAATGGTTGCGTGATGGCTTGGGCCTGATAAAAAGCGCTGCTGAGAGCGAGCCGCTCGCCCGCTCCGTACCTGATAATGGTGGGGTTTACTTCGTCCCTGCTTTTGTGGGTCTGGGTGCTCCTTACTGGGATATGTATGCTCGAGGAACTATCATTGGACTCACTCGAGGCACCACCGCAGGACACTTGGCAAGGGCTACCCTGGAGGCTATCGCCTACCAAGCTCGGGATGTAGTAGAGGTGATGAGCGATGAAGCCTGCATCCAATTGGCCTTGCTCAGGGTAGATGGTGGTGGCACTGCCAATTCACTCCTGATGCAATTTCAGGCGGACATACTGGGAGTGCCCATTCAGCCGGCGCTGGTAGCTGAGACCACGTCTCTAGGAGCTGCTTACCTGGCTGGTCTGGCGATGGGCATGTGGAAAGATACCACTGAGCTTGCCCGAATGTGGCGCGCTGCTAAGACCTATGAGCCAAGTATGTCCGCTGACCAGCGGGAGAACCTTTATGCCGGCTGGAAACGAGCCGTGGAACGCGCCCGAGGCTGGGTCGAAAGCTGA
- the acs gene encoding acetate--CoA ligase: MVGTSLPSESVYWPFKKYMDMYNQSIQDPQRFWAEEARKLDWFKTWDNVLEWEPPFARWFAGGKINASYQCVDRHVKTWRRSKVAIYWEGELGDSQVLSYSTLYRWVNKFASVLKNLGVNKGDTVVLYLPMIPELPIFMLACARIGAPHTVVFSGFSAQALADRINDIQAKVLVTADAGFRRGKHLELKKISDEAVSLAPSIKKVVVARRAGIDVKMKQGRDFWLHELLDDASSFVPAEPVEATHPLYILYTSGTTGKPKGIVHGTGGYLVFTNSGYEWVFNVKEESVYWCTADVGWVTGHSSIVYGPLCHGAAIVLYEGAPDYPSVDRWWDIVEKYGVSIFYTSPTGIRMLMKYGEDVVKRHDLSSLELLGSVGEAINPEAWQWYYKVIGGERCPIVDTWWQTETGGTMISPTPGIELVPLKPGSATFPLPGVNADIIDESGKSVPAGEKGYLVIKSPWPGMLMGIHGDPQRYQETYWSKFPGMFYTGDYAIKDKDGYYWLLGRADEVLKIAGHRIGTIEIEDAVVSHDAVVEAAVASRPDEVKGESVVIFAILKQGVEPSQELKNKIKQHIRQTMGPVATPDEIYFVAKLPKTRSGKIMRRVLKAVASGTKIGDLTTLEDEASVEEVKKAFEELKKEV; the protein is encoded by the coding sequence ATGGTAGGCACATCTTTGCCTTCGGAATCGGTATACTGGCCATTCAAGAAATACATGGATATGTATAACCAGTCAATACAAGACCCACAACGTTTTTGGGCTGAAGAAGCCCGCAAGTTGGACTGGTTCAAGACGTGGGACAATGTCCTTGAGTGGGAACCACCCTTCGCCCGCTGGTTCGCCGGCGGCAAAATAAACGCCAGCTATCAATGCGTGGACCGGCATGTTAAGACCTGGCGGAGAAGCAAGGTTGCCATATACTGGGAGGGTGAGTTGGGGGATAGCCAGGTATTAAGCTATTCCACCCTTTATAGGTGGGTCAATAAGTTCGCTTCAGTCCTCAAGAATCTAGGTGTAAATAAAGGGGATACGGTCGTTCTATATCTGCCGATGATTCCCGAGCTGCCCATATTCATGCTCGCCTGCGCCAGAATCGGGGCCCCACATACCGTCGTTTTCTCCGGTTTCAGTGCCCAGGCTCTGGCCGACCGAATCAACGATATACAGGCCAAGGTTCTGGTCACCGCAGATGCCGGTTTCAGAAGAGGTAAACACCTGGAACTCAAAAAGATCAGCGATGAAGCCGTAAGCCTAGCGCCCTCAATAAAAAAGGTGGTGGTGGCTAGAAGAGCAGGTATAGACGTAAAGATGAAACAAGGACGAGATTTCTGGCTTCATGAACTACTTGATGATGCTAGCTCATTCGTGCCCGCTGAACCTGTTGAGGCCACCCATCCTCTTTACATTCTTTATACATCAGGTACCACCGGAAAGCCTAAGGGCATTGTCCACGGCACCGGCGGCTACCTCGTTTTCACTAATTCCGGCTACGAATGGGTCTTTAATGTAAAGGAGGAATCGGTTTACTGGTGCACCGCCGATGTTGGCTGGGTCACCGGGCACAGCTCCATAGTCTATGGCCCCTTGTGCCATGGCGCTGCCATAGTCCTCTACGAAGGAGCTCCTGACTACCCCTCGGTAGATAGATGGTGGGACATCGTAGAGAAATATGGAGTTTCTATATTTTATACCTCGCCTACCGGCATCAGGATGCTGATGAAATATGGCGAGGATGTGGTCAAAAGACACGACCTGAGCAGCCTAGAGCTATTGGGCAGCGTTGGAGAAGCCATAAATCCCGAAGCCTGGCAATGGTATTACAAGGTCATCGGCGGCGAAAGATGTCCCATAGTGGACACCTGGTGGCAGACCGAAACCGGCGGCACGATGATATCGCCAACACCAGGTATAGAACTGGTACCTCTCAAACCGGGCTCAGCAACCTTCCCCCTGCCCGGGGTCAATGCTGATATAATTGATGAAAGTGGTAAATCAGTGCCAGCCGGAGAGAAAGGCTATCTGGTTATAAAGTCACCGTGGCCGGGTATGCTAATGGGTATACACGGAGACCCACAAAGATACCAGGAAACCTACTGGTCTAAATTCCCCGGCATGTTCTATACCGGCGACTATGCCATCAAGGACAAAGATGGCTACTACTGGTTGCTGGGCAGAGCCGATGAAGTCCTTAAAATAGCTGGACACAGAATAGGCACAATAGAGATAGAAGATGCTGTTGTATCTCACGACGCTGTAGTTGAGGCGGCTGTAGCCAGCAGGCCAGACGAGGTTAAGGGTGAAAGCGTGGTTATCTTCGCTATACTCAAGCAAGGAGTAGAACCCTCTCAGGAACTTAAGAACAAGATAAAGCAGCACATACGCCAGACAATGGGGCCTGTAGCCACTCCTGATGAAATCTACTTTGTCGCCAAGTTGCCCAAGACAAGGAGTGGAAAAATTATGAGACGAGTTCTCAAAGCGGTAGCCAGCGGCACCAAAATCGGCGACTTGACCACCCTGGAAGATGAGGCCTCCGTGGAGGAAGTGAAGAAAGCCTTTGAGGAGCTTAAGAAAGAGGTGTAG
- a CDS encoding TIGR03960 family B12-binding radical SAM protein, which yields MNSLDDILYEVSKPARYSGGEWNSIIKDWQATPIRITLAFPDVYEVGMSNLALPILYKILNDQPDVLVERVYAPWVDMEAQLRQHNIPLFSLETRHPLKDFDIIGFSLGYELTYTNVLNMLDLAQIPLFSRQRNDSHPLIIAGGSCVLNPEPMADFIDLFVIGEAEEAILKLLDVFRAYKDNKKQLLPEASAIPGSYVPSLYKVAYHKDGTFTSITPKVPEARLPIERQIIAELPQPVTKPVIPHIKVVHDRGAVEIQRGCSRGCRFCQAGMIYRPVRELPEQQVIEGVAELISNCGYNEVSLVSLSTGDYHNISGLIRHLSSKYYHDNLSLSLPSLRLDASSIDLVESLPYRRKTTLTFAPEAGTERLRQVINKRISEEAMLDTFATAFEKGWLNLKLYFMVGLPTETMDDVKGIADLVTKTCQLGKKLRNKPPRLRISVATFVPKPHTPCQWLAQDTEEQLTPKHELLKQGLRRTGAHLSWQDTKTSQIEAVLSRGDRRLGKVIHRAWELGSKFDAWQECFNYDNWLHAFKEIGLDPAFYANRERPLDEVLPWQHIDIGVTPAFLTKEHRDMWQEKETPDCRYGHCNACGLQQQHPDCQQKFKATVKLI from the coding sequence ATGAACAGTCTTGATGATATACTCTATGAGGTCTCTAAGCCGGCCCGGTACAGCGGTGGCGAGTGGAACAGCATTATAAAAGACTGGCAGGCGACTCCCATCCGAATCACCCTGGCTTTCCCCGACGTATACGAGGTCGGCATGTCCAATCTGGCACTGCCTATACTCTACAAAATACTAAATGACCAGCCTGACGTCCTCGTCGAGCGGGTTTATGCCCCCTGGGTGGACATGGAGGCGCAGCTACGACAGCATAATATACCGCTGTTCAGCCTGGAGACCAGACACCCTCTGAAAGATTTCGACATCATCGGCTTCTCGCTGGGCTACGAACTCACCTACACCAATGTGTTAAACATGCTCGACTTGGCTCAAATCCCGCTGTTCAGCCGCCAACGAAACGATTCACACCCCCTGATAATAGCCGGTGGTAGCTGCGTCCTTAACCCGGAGCCAATGGCTGATTTCATCGACTTATTTGTTATCGGCGAGGCTGAAGAGGCAATATTGAAATTACTAGACGTCTTCCGGGCTTACAAGGACAACAAAAAGCAACTGTTACCAGAAGCCTCAGCTATTCCTGGTTCATATGTCCCGAGCTTATACAAAGTGGCCTATCACAAAGATGGCACCTTCACCAGCATAACGCCAAAGGTGCCCGAAGCCAGGCTACCAATTGAGCGGCAGATAATTGCCGAATTGCCCCAGCCCGTTACCAAGCCGGTGATACCTCATATCAAAGTAGTTCATGACCGTGGAGCAGTCGAAATCCAGAGGGGGTGCAGCCGAGGGTGCCGCTTCTGCCAGGCCGGAATGATTTACCGTCCAGTCCGTGAACTTCCCGAGCAACAAGTAATCGAAGGTGTGGCAGAGCTTATAAGCAACTGCGGCTATAATGAAGTATCACTGGTTTCTCTGAGCACCGGAGATTACCATAACATAAGCGGCTTAATCCGCCATCTGTCTAGCAAATATTACCATGATAACCTATCCTTGTCCTTACCCAGCCTCCGCCTTGATGCATCGTCCATAGACCTGGTGGAATCACTGCCTTACCGACGCAAGACTACTCTGACCTTCGCTCCTGAAGCCGGCACTGAAAGGCTGCGGCAGGTCATAAACAAACGTATATCCGAAGAGGCGATGCTTGACACTTTCGCCACTGCCTTCGAAAAAGGCTGGCTGAACCTCAAGCTGTATTTCATGGTCGGGCTGCCTACCGAAACCATGGATGACGTAAAGGGCATAGCAGACCTGGTCACCAAAACCTGCCAGCTAGGCAAGAAGCTTAGGAATAAACCGCCACGGCTCAGGATCAGTGTAGCCACCTTTGTTCCCAAGCCTCATACCCCCTGCCAATGGTTAGCGCAGGATACAGAAGAGCAGCTAACCCCCAAACATGAACTGCTCAAACAGGGCTTGCGCCGGACTGGAGCTCACCTTTCATGGCAGGACACTAAAACCAGCCAGATTGAAGCAGTCTTATCTCGAGGTGACCGCAGACTTGGCAAAGTCATCCATAGGGCCTGGGAACTGGGCAGCAAATTCGATGCCTGGCAGGAATGTTTCAACTACGATAACTGGCTGCATGCCTTCAAGGAAATCGGACTCGACCCAGCCTTTTATGCTAATCGGGAACGACCTCTGGACGAAGTATTACCCTGGCAGCATATTGACATTGGGGTAACGCCTGCCTTTCTCACTAAAGAACATCGGGATATGTGGCAAGAGAAGGAGACACCGGATTGTCGCTATGGCCACTGCAATGCCTGCGGGTTACAGCAACAGCATCCCGACTGCCAGCAAAAATTCAAGGCAACTGTCAAATTGATATAA
- a CDS encoding dihydropteroate synthase encodes MVLIGESIHIISKDVNDAVKERNPKVIQDLAKAQTAAGADYIDLNLGPAKRDPEEVTQWLVNTIQGVTDLPISVDTLNPVAMEAGLKACKKRPLLNSSSGRTDSKERMLPLAKKYNTDVVISVLTDKGCPPDIDARIESIMETIALANELGIPNEDIWVDPIILPVSADQKQVADAVEFIGMLADLMPGVKSTVGLSNVSNGTPEELRGILNRTYMIMLGRRGLYSAIADVLDEELVKLNKGELPKIVDLIYKTMDGEAIDIASLSQKERDYVKTTKVLMAETLYSHAWLES; translated from the coding sequence ATGGTTTTAATCGGCGAAAGCATTCACATTATTTCTAAAGACGTCAATGACGCTGTCAAGGAACGCAATCCCAAGGTAATCCAAGACCTAGCCAAAGCACAGACTGCCGCTGGGGCAGACTACATAGACTTGAATCTCGGTCCGGCGAAGAGGGACCCGGAAGAGGTAACCCAGTGGCTGGTCAATACAATTCAAGGAGTCACCGATTTACCCATATCTGTGGATACTTTGAATCCTGTAGCTATGGAAGCCGGCCTCAAGGCCTGCAAGAAAAGACCTCTGCTTAACTCTTCCTCGGGAAGAACTGACAGCAAAGAGCGCATGCTTCCACTGGCTAAGAAATATAATACCGATGTGGTTATTTCCGTTCTCACCGACAAAGGCTGTCCCCCTGACATCGATGCCCGCATAGAAAGCATTATGGAAACAATTGCCTTAGCCAATGAGCTTGGTATCCCAAACGAGGATATCTGGGTTGACCCCATAATACTGCCGGTGAGCGCCGACCAGAAACAAGTTGCCGATGCTGTCGAATTCATTGGCATGTTGGCGGACCTAATGCCCGGTGTTAAATCTACGGTAGGGCTGTCAAACGTATCCAACGGCACACCCGAGGAACTCAGAGGTATTCTCAATCGCACCTACATGATAATGCTGGGAAGAAGGGGGCTCTACTCGGCAATTGCCGATGTCCTGGATGAGGAGCTGGTCAAGCTAAATAAGGGCGAGCTCCCTAAGATCGTTGACCTTATCTACAAGACGATGGACGGGGAGGCTATAGACATCGCTTCGCTGTCGCAGAAAGAGCGAGACTACGTTAAAACCACAAAAGTGCTCATGGCAGAGACACTTTACTCTCACGCTTGGCTCGAGAGTTAG
- a CDS encoding acetyl-CoA decarbonylase/synthase complex subunit delta: MDYKAPLETYSGKVAEVVIGKGEKALKIGGESVLPFHFFEGKIENRPRLALEVLDAAPTNWTEWECRPYKDVLSDPVAWAKKCLDLGADLVCLRLVSTDPAGANAPADKVAAVVKQVASAIKTPLIVYGSGDGTKDIEVLTKVAEVCAGENLLLGPLAKENYEPISKAALDHGHCIIAQSPLDINLEKELNVKLLKTFPRERIVIDPLSSALGYGMEYSFTIMERTKHIGVMFGDNTMQMPIIADLGSECARTKQAKESEKQGLLWESITAISLILAGASVLILRQPENCKLMREVIDGKI, from the coding sequence ATGGACTACAAAGCACCTTTGGAGACCTATTCAGGAAAAGTAGCCGAGGTGGTGATTGGTAAGGGAGAAAAAGCTTTAAAGATTGGGGGAGAGAGCGTTCTCCCCTTTCATTTTTTCGAGGGCAAGATAGAGAACCGACCTCGGCTGGCTTTAGAAGTCCTTGATGCTGCGCCGACAAACTGGACCGAATGGGAATGCCGGCCTTATAAGGACGTTCTTTCCGACCCGGTGGCCTGGGCGAAGAAATGCTTAGACCTTGGTGCTGACCTCGTTTGCCTGCGTCTGGTGAGCACTGACCCGGCTGGGGCGAATGCTCCGGCGGACAAGGTCGCTGCCGTAGTCAAGCAGGTGGCATCGGCCATAAAGACGCCGCTTATCGTCTATGGCTCTGGCGATGGGACAAAGGATATCGAGGTGTTGACCAAGGTGGCGGAAGTCTGTGCCGGTGAAAATCTCCTCCTGGGTCCGCTGGCCAAGGAGAACTATGAGCCTATAAGCAAGGCGGCTTTAGACCATGGGCATTGCATAATCGCTCAGTCTCCATTGGATATAAACCTGGAGAAGGAGTTAAATGTAAAGCTGCTGAAGACGTTCCCCCGTGAGCGGATAGTCATCGACCCATTAAGCTCGGCCTTGGGTTATGGTATGGAATACAGCTTCACTATAATGGAGAGAACCAAGCACATCGGCGTCATGTTCGGCGATAATACCATGCAGATGCCCATTATCGCTGACCTTGGCAGCGAGTGTGCCAGGACCAAGCAGGCTAAGGAAAGCGAAAAGCAGGGGCTTCTGTGGGAGAGCATTACCGCCATTAGCCTTATTTTGGCGGGTGCCAGTGTCCTGATATTGAGGCAACCTGAAAACTGTAAACTCATGCGAGAGGTTATAGACGGCAAGATATAA
- the cdhA gene encoding CO dehydrogenase/acetyl-CoA synthase complex subunit epsilon — MAVVTKKKKNLRKDTVNEIIRAEDNWEPVGHTPMPELPDLRNWDMRLLKTYKPFYAPMCDLCCFCTYGKCDLTGDKRGACGIDISAQQARVVLLACCMGTAAHGGHARHVLHYLIEKHGKDYKINLGDQILVEAPHIRTILGLKPENLGDLEKAVEYVENQLIHCISALHTGQEGSALDYESKALHISMLDHVALEAADIAEIVGFGYPTSVAETPLVDLGWGAVDRTKPVVLLIGHNPVTAIPIVDYINANGLQDKVEVAGICCTAQEVVRYSDRAKVVGPLSRQLFFIRTGIADVIVTDEQCVRCDTPVEAAKVGTALIATNDKICYGLEDVSKREADEIVKDMVGGKQTLIFDPDKAAEVAVKVAMELAPKRNKVLVKPEEVPDLAKDHKLCNMCSQVCPNLLPVGDAIEAAKNGNIQPLVEVFNKCIGCGKCDQECPRHVPIIKMMQAAASWETWKMRVGRGPIMDVEIRKVGAPIVLGTIPGIIAIVGCSNFPEEITEIADIAEEFAKRKYIVVLSGCSAMVAGMKKDKEGKTIYEKYPPNFDAGGVLNVGSCVANSHITGAAMKVANIFATLPLRGNYEVIADYILNRVGACGLAWGAYSQKAASIATGCNRLGIPVVLGPHSSKYRRLYMSRKEEDDWTVMDGREKKLVNTEEPSPEHLITVVESKERAMVTMAKLCIRKNDTAQGRQLKLTHYIALHKQYMGTLPDDLHLFVRKATDIPIFFKKEVMAYLEKVGWKEKPVLTLPTLIGTYTSEVPLDAVVH; from the coding sequence ATGGCTGTAGTTACCAAAAAGAAGAAAAATCTGCGGAAAGATACGGTAAACGAGATAATACGGGCGGAAGATAATTGGGAACCTGTGGGGCATACGCCGATGCCTGAGCTTCCCGATTTAAGAAACTGGGACATGAGGCTGCTCAAGACCTATAAGCCCTTTTATGCGCCTATGTGTGATTTGTGCTGCTTCTGCACTTACGGCAAATGCGACCTTACCGGGGATAAGAGGGGAGCTTGTGGCATAGATATTTCAGCTCAGCAGGCTAGGGTTGTGCTTTTAGCCTGTTGTATGGGCACGGCGGCTCATGGTGGACACGCTCGGCATGTGCTTCACTATCTGATTGAGAAACATGGCAAAGATTATAAAATTAATCTCGGTGACCAGATACTTGTAGAGGCGCCGCATATACGGACGATCCTTGGGCTCAAGCCAGAAAATTTGGGTGACCTGGAGAAGGCTGTTGAGTATGTGGAGAATCAGCTTATTCACTGTATCTCGGCGCTTCATACCGGTCAGGAGGGTTCGGCGCTTGATTATGAGTCTAAAGCCCTTCATATCTCCATGCTAGACCACGTTGCCTTGGAAGCCGCCGACATTGCCGAGATAGTAGGTTTCGGCTATCCGACATCTGTGGCTGAGACCCCATTGGTTGACCTGGGTTGGGGGGCAGTGGACAGGACGAAGCCGGTTGTACTCTTGATTGGGCATAACCCGGTTACGGCTATCCCCATCGTTGATTATATAAATGCCAATGGCCTTCAGGATAAGGTCGAAGTCGCCGGCATTTGTTGCACCGCGCAAGAGGTGGTGAGATACAGTGATAGGGCTAAGGTGGTTGGCCCTCTGTCTCGCCAGCTTTTCTTCATCAGGACTGGCATCGCCGATGTTATCGTCACCGATGAGCAGTGTGTAAGATGCGACACCCCCGTAGAGGCTGCCAAGGTGGGCACAGCCCTGATTGCTACCAATGACAAAATCTGCTATGGGCTTGAAGATGTGAGCAAGAGGGAAGCAGACGAAATAGTCAAAGACATGGTAGGTGGAAAGCAGACTTTGATATTTGACCCGGATAAGGCAGCCGAAGTAGCAGTAAAAGTAGCTATGGAACTGGCGCCTAAGAGGAACAAGGTGCTGGTCAAGCCGGAAGAGGTGCCCGATTTAGCCAAAGACCATAAGCTGTGTAATATGTGCAGCCAGGTCTGCCCCAATTTGCTGCCGGTCGGCGATGCCATCGAGGCGGCGAAAAATGGCAATATACAGCCGCTGGTGGAGGTGTTTAACAAGTGTATCGGCTGTGGCAAGTGCGACCAGGAGTGCCCTCGCCATGTGCCCATAATCAAGATGATGCAGGCAGCAGCCAGCTGGGAAACGTGGAAGATGAGGGTGGGGCGAGGACCGATTATGGACGTAGAGATAAGAAAAGTCGGTGCGCCTATCGTCTTGGGCACTATACCCGGCATCATCGCCATCGTCGGCTGCTCCAACTTCCCTGAAGAGATTACTGAGATAGCCGACATCGCTGAGGAATTCGCCAAGAGGAAATATATTGTGGTGCTAAGCGGCTGCTCGGCTATGGTGGCCGGGATGAAGAAGGACAAGGAAGGCAAAACTATTTATGAGAAGTATCCGCCCAATTTCGACGCCGGCGGAGTTCTTAATGTCGGTTCCTGCGTAGCTAATTCCCATATCACCGGCGCTGCCATGAAGGTGGCTAATATCTTCGCCACTCTGCCTTTGCGAGGCAATTATGAGGTTATCGCCGACTATATCTTAAATCGCGTCGGTGCCTGCGGCCTTGCTTGGGGAGCTTATTCTCAGAAAGCAGCGTCAATCGCCACGGGCTGTAATCGGCTGGGCATACCAGTTGTCTTAGGTCCTCATTCCTCCAAGTATAGAAGACTCTATATGAGCCGGAAGGAGGAGGATGACTGGACGGTGATGGATGGCAGGGAGAAAAAGCTGGTAAACACTGAGGAGCCATCGCCTGAACATCTGATTACAGTGGTAGAGTCCAAAGAGAGGGCGATGGTAACCATGGCTAAGTTGTGCATCAGGAAGAACGATACTGCTCAGGGGCGCCAGCTGAAGCTCACCCATTATATTGCCCTGCATAAGCAATATATGGGAACCCTGCCTGACGACCTTCACCTTTTCGTCAGAAAGGCTACAGATATACCCATATTCTTTAAGAAAGAAGTGATGGCCTATCTTGAGAAAGTGGGATGGAAGGAGAAGCCAGTCTTGACTCTGCCTACTCTGATCGGAACTTATACGTCCGAGGTCCCGCTGGATGCGGTCGTCCACTAA
- a CDS encoding thymidylate synthase, protein MRILVAIQGHYGQRIADNIRKYGSADWKVYSYTFQQDLPAIIDDADEFLPKELPEADLLISLGEHPGVAQMIPDMVKKSGAKAVIAPADNRVWLPPGLAKQIKRKLESMGVDMVYPVPFCTLAEKDSQNPNIKEFAKYFGKPEVDIELDKDKIKRVTVIRGAPCGCSPYVADGLVGIWERDAVEKSGLLHHQYPCLATMGIDQEFEDTLMHRGGLMTKLAVEKAIKDVKVAK, encoded by the coding sequence ATGCGCATTCTGGTAGCTATACAAGGCCATTATGGCCAGAGAATTGCCGATAACATAAGGAAGTATGGTTCGGCTGACTGGAAGGTTTATTCTTACACTTTCCAGCAGGACTTGCCAGCCATAATCGATGACGCTGATGAGTTTCTGCCTAAAGAGTTGCCGGAGGCCGATCTGCTGATATCTCTAGGTGAGCACCCAGGGGTGGCTCAGATGATTCCCGACATGGTGAAGAAGAGCGGTGCCAAAGCAGTGATTGCCCCGGCGGATAACCGCGTCTGGCTGCCGCCCGGTCTGGCCAAACAGATTAAGCGCAAGCTGGAATCTATGGGAGTGGACATGGTCTATCCCGTTCCCTTCTGTACCCTGGCAGAGAAGGATAGTCAGAACCCTAATATTAAAGAATTTGCTAAGTATTTCGGAAAGCCAGAAGTGGACATAGAGCTTGATAAAGATAAAATAAAGCGGGTCACAGTTATCAGGGGGGCTCCCTGTGGCTGCAGTCCGTATGTGGCTGACGGTTTGGTGGGAATCTGGGAAAGGGACGCCGTGGAGAAATCCGGACTTCTCCATCATCAATACCCCTGTCTGGCGACAATGGGGATAGACCAGGAATTTGAAGACACTCTGATGCACCGTGGCGGGCTTATGACTAAATTGGCAGTAGAGAAAGCTATTAAGGATGTTAAGGTAGCTAAGTAA
- the cdhB gene encoding CO dehydrogenase/acetyl-CoA synthase complex subunit epsilon has product MTTTLPYHRVNVLTGTKSAKIIEDASEYAHLIKRATRPLLVLGSWALTTTLGGKLLIEYGVEIAKTLDIPICATAHTKKKLLELGVEPASSYDIIEILNHLKDPAWKGVKKEGNHDLVMFLGFRTDLGEQGLSTLKHYASHLKTMTLCKFYYPHASYSLPNMRKDEQWKEFLDNLITNLKSKEA; this is encoded by the coding sequence ATGACCACGACTTTACCATATCATCGAGTTAACGTATTAACCGGCACTAAGTCAGCTAAGATTATTGAAGATGCCAGCGAGTATGCGCACCTGATTAAACGAGCTACAAGGCCGCTATTGGTGCTCGGCTCCTGGGCTCTTACCACGACTTTAGGCGGCAAGCTTCTTATAGAGTATGGTGTGGAGATAGCTAAGACACTTGATATTCCCATATGCGCTACTGCTCACACCAAGAAGAAGCTGCTTGAGCTGGGCGTTGAGCCAGCCAGCAGCTATGACATTATAGAGATTCTCAACCATCTCAAAGACCCGGCATGGAAAGGGGTCAAGAAGGAAGGTAATCACGATCTGGTGATGTTTCTTGGGTTCAGGACTGACCTCGGTGAGCAGGGACTTTCCACCCTGAAGCATTATGCCTCGCACCTTAAGACTATGACCTTGTGCAAATTTTATTATCCACATGCCAGCTATTCCCTTCCTAATATGAGAAAAGATGAACAGTGGAAGGAATTTCTAGATAATCTAATTACAAATTTAAAGAGTAAGGAGGCATAA